From the genome of Geobacter sp. SVR, one region includes:
- a CDS encoding FtsX-like permease family protein: MKLHSISINNLKRRKAKMAFLTIGLMVGIATIVTLVTLTRSMSSDIERKMDEFGANILVTPRSNGLAMNYGGISLGGVTFDQREIREDDLAAIRTIANSRNISAVSPKVLGGVKIDSHDVLLVGVDFASELKMKQWWKVFGHEPKSERDLLLGSDASRVLNVSSGDSLTIQGEQFTVAGVLDQTGSQDDALVFASLKKAQKLLNKEGKITLAEVAALCSGCPIGDMVTQIAEKLPDAKVSAIQQVVEGRLKALDQFKRFSYAMAGVVIFIGSLIVFVTMMGSVNERTTEIGVFRAIGFRKSHIMRIILLEAALVSLLAGLLGYAAGMGGATLALPFMAESKNAKLLWDGWVAGGSIALALVLGLLASLYPALHASRMDPTEALRAL, from the coding sequence CATCGTCACCCTGGTGACCCTGACCCGCTCCATGTCGAGCGATATCGAACGCAAGATGGACGAGTTCGGCGCCAATATCCTGGTGACACCCCGGAGCAACGGTCTGGCCATGAACTACGGCGGTATCAGCCTGGGAGGGGTGACCTTCGACCAGCGCGAGATCCGCGAGGATGACCTGGCTGCCATCAGGACCATCGCCAACAGCAGGAACATCTCGGCCGTGTCTCCCAAGGTCCTGGGAGGGGTCAAGATCGACAGCCACGATGTGTTGCTGGTGGGGGTCGATTTTGCGAGCGAGCTGAAGATGAAGCAGTGGTGGAAGGTCTTCGGCCATGAGCCGAAATCCGAACGGGATCTGTTGCTCGGCTCCGATGCGTCCAGGGTGCTCAATGTCTCTTCCGGCGACAGCCTGACCATCCAGGGGGAGCAATTTACCGTGGCCGGCGTGCTGGATCAGACCGGCTCCCAGGATGACGCGCTGGTGTTCGCCTCGCTGAAAAAGGCCCAGAAGCTCCTCAACAAAGAGGGCAAAATTACCCTGGCCGAAGTGGCGGCCCTCTGTTCCGGCTGCCCCATCGGCGACATGGTGACCCAGATCGCCGAAAAGCTGCCCGATGCGAAGGTTTCGGCCATTCAGCAGGTGGTGGAAGGTCGCCTCAAGGCCCTGGACCAGTTCAAGCGCTTCTCCTATGCCATGGCCGGAGTGGTGATATTCATCGGTTCGTTGATCGTGTTCGTGACCATGATGGGCAGCGTCAACGAACGCACCACCGAAATCGGCGTCTTCCGGGCGATCGGCTTCAGGAAGAGCCACATCATGCGCATCATACTGCTGGAGGCCGCCCTGGTCAGCCTGCTGGCCGGTCTGCTCGGCTATGCCGCCGGTATGGGAGGTGCCACGCTGGCCCTGCCGTTCATGGCGGAGAGCAAGAATGCCAAGCTGCTGTGGGATGGCTGGGTGGCGGGGGGCTCGATTGCGCTGGCTCTAGTGCTGGGGCTGCTGGCGAGCCTGTATCCGGCGTTGCATGCCAGCAGGATGGACCCAACCGAAGCCCTGCGGGCGCTGTGA
- a CDS encoding ABC transporter ATP-binding protein, protein MALIEMKNVRKEYTSGGEVVEALRGVDITIEAGEFITIMGQSGSGKSTLLSVLGGMNHPTAGEVEMAGVELYRLPGEKLADFRANNLGFVFQSFHLIPYLTAAENVMLPLAIVKTSTAAKRTAARQALERVGLGNKLDRLPNQLSGGEQERVAIARAIVNNPHILLADEPTGNLDSKNSQEVMALFRELNDAGQTVVMVTHNPENGDYADRTITLKDGMVV, encoded by the coding sequence ATGGCACTGATCGAAATGAAAAACGTACGAAAAGAGTACACCAGCGGCGGCGAGGTGGTCGAGGCGCTGCGCGGCGTGGACATCACCATCGAAGCTGGCGAATTCATCACCATCATGGGGCAGTCCGGCTCCGGCAAGAGCACCCTGCTGTCGGTGCTGGGGGGCATGAACCATCCCACCGCCGGCGAGGTGGAAATGGCCGGCGTTGAGCTGTACCGGCTGCCCGGCGAAAAACTGGCTGATTTCCGGGCGAATAACCTGGGCTTTGTGTTCCAGTCGTTTCACCTGATCCCCTACCTGACCGCCGCGGAAAACGTCATGCTGCCGCTGGCCATCGTAAAGACGAGCACTGCGGCCAAAAGGACGGCGGCGCGGCAGGCCCTGGAAAGGGTGGGGCTGGGGAACAAGCTGGACCGCCTGCCGAACCAGCTCTCGGGTGGCGAGCAGGAGCGGGTGGCCATCGCACGGGCGATCGTCAACAACCCCCACATCCTGCTGGCCGACGAGCCCACCGGCAACCTGGATTCCAAGAACAGCCAGGAGGTCATGGCGCTGTTCCGGGAGCTGAACGATGCCGGTCAGACCGTGGTGATGGTTACCCACAATCCCGAGAATGGGGACTATGCGGACCGTACCATCACCCTCAAGGACGGTATGGTGGTATGA
- a CDS encoding TolC family protein, protein MKKQVLTGLLMLLVAAHSAAAWAEAPNVPAENPAGLVAAAIDNNPELRSSQSRWRMFASKAQQAGALDDPMFMFKLQNMLAREPFVFNKDPQSGKVIGISQQLPFWGKRALRQEVARHEADSYRWNIEERKLELARMVKETCYQIWAIDKGLEIVEKNLKILTDFVSIAESKYSVGQGVQQDIYKAGLEKSKMLDMQITLRQQRKSLEANLNYLAFRPADTPVGRIPDFTLPQVPLTADQLNRLALDNRPQIKSLASLADKGQAAHRLAQKEFYPDFNLSFEYMFREAVSTDMTKDPGYNMFSLGLTFNLPFQRERRQAMLAESTSETAMATDELNALKNSIGFAINDSLAQMERRRKLVELYEGGIIPQAEQALESAVINYRVNKVDFLTLLDGRVNLFNYERELYESRAEYMIRLAQLEAAVGADLSGSQKQ, encoded by the coding sequence ATGAAAAAACAGGTTCTCACTGGCCTGCTGATGCTGCTCGTGGCGGCCCACTCCGCAGCGGCATGGGCGGAGGCGCCGAACGTGCCGGCGGAGAACCCGGCCGGCCTGGTTGCTGCGGCGATCGACAACAACCCGGAACTGCGCTCTTCCCAGTCCCGCTGGAGGATGTTCGCCAGCAAGGCCCAACAGGCCGGGGCGCTGGACGACCCGATGTTCATGTTCAAGTTGCAGAACATGCTGGCCCGCGAGCCGTTCGTGTTCAACAAGGACCCCCAGTCCGGCAAGGTGATCGGCATCTCGCAGCAGCTTCCCTTTTGGGGCAAACGGGCTCTGCGGCAGGAGGTGGCCCGGCATGAGGCCGATTCCTACCGCTGGAACATCGAGGAACGCAAGCTGGAACTGGCCCGCATGGTCAAGGAGACCTGCTACCAGATCTGGGCCATCGATAAGGGTTTGGAGATCGTCGAGAAAAACCTGAAGATTTTGACGGATTTCGTGAGCATTGCCGAATCCAAGTATTCCGTAGGGCAGGGGGTGCAGCAGGATATCTACAAGGCGGGGCTGGAAAAATCCAAGATGCTCGACATGCAGATCACCCTGCGGCAACAGCGCAAGAGCCTGGAAGCCAATCTCAACTACCTGGCGTTCCGCCCGGCAGACACCCCTGTGGGGCGCATCCCGGATTTTACCCTGCCGCAGGTCCCGCTGACGGCCGACCAGTTGAACCGCCTGGCCCTCGATAACCGTCCCCAGATCAAGAGTCTGGCCAGCCTGGCCGACAAGGGACAGGCCGCACACCGCCTGGCGCAGAAAGAATTCTATCCCGATTTCAACCTCTCCTTCGAATACATGTTCCGTGAGGCTGTTTCCACGGACATGACGAAAGACCCGGGTTACAACATGTTCAGCCTCGGCCTGACCTTCAACCTGCCCTTTCAGCGTGAGCGCCGACAGGCCATGCTGGCTGAATCCACGTCGGAAACCGCCATGGCGACCGATGAACTGAATGCCCTGAAGAATTCCATCGGATTTGCCATCAACGATTCCCTGGCCCAAATGGAGCGCCGCCGCAAGCTGGTGGAACTGTACGAAGGGGGCATCATTCCCCAGGCCGAACAGGCCCTGGAGTCGGCGGTCATCAACTACCGGGTCAACAAGGTCGACTTCCTGACCCTGCTGGACGGGCGGGTGAACCTGTTCAACTACGAGCGGGAGCTGTACGAGTCCCGGGCAGAATACATGATACGCCTGGCGCAGCTGGAGGCCGCGGTGGGGGCTGATTTGTCGGGGAGTCAAAAGCAATAG
- a CDS encoding efflux RND transporter periplasmic adaptor subunit, producing MALNKKITIPLTILTLAVVAASWLYRSGKLSKAPGLHKGDGHATQEQSATPLYTCPMHPFIIKDKPGTCPICGMELIKKLNDAQNAATMTPEQKQQADMLGRVALSPTQRIMANVATVEAKPGILNKEINAVGIVQYDQSRQAKVTAWIAGRIDKLNVSTVGAFVSKDKPVAEVYSPDLLATQQEYLLAVKSRDQLKNSPIPSIAQNGDGLVASAKQRLMLFGVKESQIAELERAGKPTIRLPIYTPLSGVVIEKMVQQGQYVNTGEVLFNIADLSRVWVEIDIFENEVPFVRVGQQVEIRSSADPRMASRGRISFVYPFHDPKTHTVKARVEMANPGSMLKPDMFVNAIIRVPVAKGIVLPISAVIDTGKRQVVWVESSPGTFEPRDVQAGERVDDKIQILSGLKPGDKVAVSGGYLIDSESQLKGAGGQDHSQHGGAAPGQKAPAASPAQQAPAKGSLKMDDMKM from the coding sequence ATGGCACTGAACAAGAAAATCACCATTCCCCTGACCATCCTTACTCTGGCCGTGGTGGCAGCCAGTTGGCTGTACAGGTCCGGCAAGCTTTCGAAGGCGCCCGGCCTGCACAAGGGCGACGGTCATGCCACGCAGGAGCAATCGGCCACTCCGCTCTACACCTGTCCCATGCATCCCTTCATCATCAAGGACAAGCCGGGCACCTGTCCGATCTGCGGTATGGAGCTGATCAAGAAGCTCAATGACGCCCAGAACGCCGCGACCATGACGCCGGAACAGAAACAGCAGGCGGACATGCTCGGCCGCGTGGCCCTTTCGCCCACCCAGCGGATCATGGCCAATGTGGCTACGGTGGAGGCGAAGCCGGGCATCCTCAACAAGGAGATCAATGCCGTCGGCATCGTGCAGTACGATCAGTCGCGCCAGGCCAAGGTCACTGCCTGGATAGCCGGCAGGATCGACAAGCTCAATGTCAGTACCGTGGGGGCCTTTGTCAGCAAGGACAAGCCGGTTGCCGAAGTCTATTCCCCCGATCTGCTGGCCACCCAGCAGGAATACCTGCTGGCGGTCAAAAGCCGCGATCAGCTGAAGAACTCGCCGATACCCTCCATCGCCCAGAATGGGGACGGCCTGGTCGCTTCGGCCAAGCAGCGCCTGATGCTGTTCGGTGTCAAGGAGAGCCAGATCGCCGAGCTTGAACGGGCCGGCAAACCCACCATCCGGCTTCCGATCTACACGCCGCTTTCCGGGGTAGTGATCGAAAAAATGGTGCAGCAGGGGCAGTACGTCAATACCGGAGAGGTGCTGTTCAATATCGCCGACCTTTCCCGGGTCTGGGTGGAGATCGACATCTTCGAAAACGAGGTGCCGTTCGTGCGGGTGGGGCAGCAGGTGGAAATCCGCTCCTCGGCCGACCCCAGGATGGCCTCCAGAGGCAGGATCAGCTTCGTGTATCCCTTTCACGACCCCAAGACCCATACGGTCAAGGCCCGGGTCGAAATGGCCAATCCCGGCTCCATGCTGAAACCGGACATGTTCGTCAACGCCATCATCCGGGTACCGGTAGCAAAAGGCATTGTCCTGCCGATCAGCGCGGTGATCGATACCGGCAAGCGCCAGGTGGTATGGGTGGAATCTTCTCCCGGCACCTTCGAACCGCGCGACGTACAGGCAGGAGAGCGGGTGGACGACAAGATCCAGATCCTGTCGGGGCTCAAGCCGGGGGACAAGGTGGCGGTCTCCGGCGGATATCTGATCGATTCCGAGTCTCAGCTCAAGGGGGCAGGGGGCCAGGACCACAGCCAGCACGGCGGGGCTGCACCCGGACAGAAAGCCCCGGCCGCATCTCCGGCACAACAGGCGCCCGCAAAGGGGAGTCTGAAGATGGATGATATGAAAATGTGA
- a CDS encoding efflux RND transporter permease subunit yields the protein MIEKIIEYSARNRIVVLMVFGLIIAWGAWAVHKTPVDAIPDLSDNQVIVFTEYPGRSPQVVEDQVTYPLAVNLQGLPQVRAVRASSAFGFSMIYVIFEDKADIYWARTRVLERLNYAAAQLPPGVVPTLGPDGTGVGHVFWYTIQGQGYDLEQLRTLQDWFVRYQLNTVQGVAEVASIGGYVREYQIDLDPNKLFAYKMKLSTVLEAVKASNKDVGGRLVEQADAEYLIRGRGYVKSKADLENVVVGADMRGTPIYLKNLGTVQMGGAIRRGLLEINGEGEAVGGIVVMRYGENANDVIQRVKDKIRELEKGLPPGVKIAVSYDRSDLISRAIDTLKHSLLEESVVVSLVILAFLLHFQSALVIVLTLPISVLIAFITMKLMGVTSNIMSLGGIAIAIGVLVDAGVIMVENCYRHLSEMPPDQRAGRRLEVIIASSKQVGRAIFFSLAIIVLSFVPVFMLEGQEGKLFHPLAFTKTFSMMGSALIAITLVPVLMYFFMRGKMPPESANPVSTFFIRLYSPVIRWVLKWKKTTIALNVIALLVAVPLFARLGSEFMPPLDEGSLLYMPVTLPNVSITEAKRLIQVQDTIIKSVPEVEHVLGKVGRAETSTDPAPVSMFESIIILKPKDKWRPGLTKADIVAELDSRLQQIGVRNGWTQPIINRINMLSTGVRTDLGVKIFGNDLNVLKDLAIQAEAILKPIKGAADVVAERVTGGNYIDIDIDREAAARYGVNVGDIQEVIETALGGEMLSTTVEGRNRFPIRIRYLRDYRDSIPAIRRILVTGMEGTQVPLSLVTRLKISGGAPEINSEGGMLRSLVFLNVRGRDMGGFVTEAKQVLEKNLKLPPGYYVTWSGQWENQIRAKARLQVLIPLGMIIIFVLLYFTFHSALEASMVMLSVPFALVGGVYLVSALGYNLSVAVWVGFIALYGIAVETGVVMVIYLHEALDRRLINGPCTEQDIYDATFEGAVLRLRPKLMTVAVALLGLVPIMWSSGTGADVMKPIAAPMIGGMISSAVHVLIMTPVIFVLMKKRELKKGTLKYSGMKH from the coding sequence ATGATCGAAAAAATCATCGAATACTCCGCCAGAAACCGCATCGTCGTGCTGATGGTCTTCGGACTGATCATCGCCTGGGGGGCCTGGGCGGTGCACAAGACCCCCGTAGATGCCATCCCGGACCTGTCCGACAACCAGGTGATCGTGTTCACCGAGTATCCCGGCCGCTCGCCCCAGGTGGTGGAAGACCAGGTGACCTATCCGCTGGCGGTCAATCTGCAGGGGTTGCCCCAGGTGCGCGCGGTGCGGGCCTCCTCCGCCTTCGGTTTCTCGATGATCTACGTCATCTTCGAGGACAAGGCCGATATCTACTGGGCCCGGACCAGGGTGCTGGAGAGGCTCAATTACGCTGCCGCCCAGTTGCCCCCCGGCGTGGTCCCGACCCTGGGGCCCGACGGTACCGGCGTGGGGCACGTCTTCTGGTACACCATCCAGGGTCAGGGGTATGACCTGGAGCAGTTGCGCACCCTGCAGGACTGGTTCGTGCGCTACCAGCTCAACACGGTCCAGGGGGTGGCCGAGGTGGCCTCCATCGGCGGCTACGTGCGGGAATACCAGATCGACCTGGACCCCAACAAGCTGTTCGCCTACAAGATGAAGCTCAGCACGGTGCTGGAAGCGGTCAAGGCCTCCAACAAGGATGTGGGGGGCAGGCTGGTCGAACAGGCGGATGCGGAATACCTGATCCGCGGCCGCGGTTACGTGAAATCCAAGGCCGACCTGGAGAACGTCGTGGTCGGGGCCGACATGCGCGGCACGCCGATCTACCTCAAGAATCTGGGTACGGTCCAGATGGGGGGCGCCATCCGGCGCGGCCTGCTGGAGATCAATGGCGAGGGTGAGGCCGTGGGGGGCATCGTGGTGATGCGCTACGGCGAGAATGCCAACGACGTGATCCAGCGGGTCAAGGACAAGATCAGGGAGTTGGAAAAGGGGCTGCCCCCGGGCGTGAAGATCGCGGTATCCTACGACCGCTCCGACCTGATCTCCCGGGCCATCGATACTCTCAAGCATTCGCTGCTGGAGGAGTCTGTGGTGGTCTCACTGGTAATCCTGGCCTTTCTGCTGCATTTCCAGAGCGCCCTGGTAATCGTGCTGACCCTGCCGATCTCGGTCTTGATCGCCTTCATCACCATGAAGCTGATGGGGGTGACCTCCAACATCATGTCCCTGGGGGGCATAGCCATTGCCATCGGCGTGCTGGTGGACGCCGGGGTGATCATGGTGGAAAACTGCTACCGCCACCTCTCCGAGATGCCACCCGACCAGCGCGCTGGGAGGCGGCTGGAGGTGATCATTGCCAGTTCCAAACAGGTGGGGCGCGCCATCTTCTTTTCCCTGGCGATCATCGTGCTCTCCTTTGTGCCGGTCTTCATGCTGGAAGGGCAGGAGGGCAAGCTGTTCCACCCGCTGGCTTTTACCAAGACCTTCTCCATGATGGGTTCGGCCCTGATTGCCATCACCCTGGTGCCGGTACTGATGTACTTCTTCATGCGGGGCAAGATGCCGCCGGAGAGCGCCAACCCGGTCTCGACTTTCTTCATCCGGCTCTACTCGCCGGTAATACGCTGGGTGCTGAAGTGGAAAAAGACCACCATTGCCCTGAACGTGATAGCCCTGCTGGTGGCAGTGCCGCTGTTTGCCCGCCTGGGCAGCGAGTTCATGCCCCCCTTGGACGAGGGCTCGCTGCTCTACATGCCGGTAACGCTCCCCAATGTCTCCATCACCGAGGCCAAGCGGCTGATCCAGGTGCAGGACACCATCATCAAGAGTGTGCCCGAAGTTGAGCACGTGCTCGGCAAGGTCGGCCGGGCCGAAACCTCCACCGACCCGGCCCCGGTCTCCATGTTCGAGAGCATCATCATCCTCAAGCCCAAGGATAAATGGCGTCCGGGTCTCACCAAGGCCGACATCGTGGCCGAACTGGACAGCAGACTGCAGCAGATCGGGGTGCGTAACGGCTGGACCCAGCCGATCATCAACCGCATCAACATGCTCTCCACCGGGGTACGCACCGACCTGGGGGTCAAGATCTTCGGCAATGACCTGAACGTGCTCAAGGACCTGGCGATTCAGGCCGAGGCGATCCTGAAGCCGATCAAGGGGGCGGCCGACGTAGTGGCCGAGCGGGTGACCGGCGGCAACTACATCGACATCGACATCGACCGCGAGGCCGCGGCCCGCTACGGTGTCAACGTGGGAGACATCCAGGAGGTGATCGAAACCGCCCTGGGTGGGGAGATGCTTTCCACCACCGTTGAGGGGCGCAACCGCTTCCCGATCCGCATCCGCTACCTGCGCGACTACCGTGACAGTATCCCGGCTATCCGCCGCATCCTGGTGACCGGCATGGAAGGAACCCAGGTGCCGCTCTCGCTGGTCACCAGGCTGAAAATCTCCGGCGGCGCTCCCGAGATCAACAGCGAAGGGGGCATGCTGCGCTCGCTGGTGTTCCTGAATGTGCGGGGACGCGATATGGGGGGCTTCGTGACCGAGGCCAAGCAGGTGCTGGAAAAGAATCTCAAGCTGCCCCCCGGCTACTACGTGACCTGGTCGGGGCAGTGGGAGAACCAGATCCGGGCCAAGGCCCGCCTGCAGGTGCTGATACCGCTGGGCATGATAATCATCTTCGTACTGCTCTACTTCACCTTCCATTCGGCCCTGGAGGCCAGCATGGTCATGCTGTCGGTGCCGTTCGCCCTGGTGGGAGGGGTCTATCTTGTCTCGGCCCTGGGCTACAACCTCTCGGTGGCGGTCTGGGTCGGTTTCATCGCCCTGTATGGCATTGCCGTGGAGACCGGGGTGGTAATGGTGATCTATCTGCATGAGGCGCTCGACCGACGGCTGATCAACGGCCCCTGCACGGAGCAGGATATCTACGACGCCACCTTCGAAGGGGCGGTGCTGCGCCTGCGTCCCAAGCTGATGACCGTGGCAGTGGCGTTGTTGGGCCTGGTCCCGATCATGTGGTCCAGCGGCACGGGGGCGGACGTGATGAAACCGATCGCAGCCCCCATGATCGGCGGAATGATTTCGTCGGCGGTGCATGTGTTGATCATGACCCCGGTGATTTTCGTCCTGATGAAGAAGCGGGAGTTGAAGAAGGGGACGCTGAAATATTCGGGGATGAAGCATTAG
- a CDS encoding Ig-like domain-containing protein, translating to MRIAYLLVVVALMTAFGCSGGSSGTGKTATEKALVSIQIQPTNNRLAIGTSLQFSAVGTYADNSTQDVTASAVWSSSDTAVATIAANGKATAVAAGTTTITAKVASTSGSTVLTVPVTKLDSIKIEPAQVTIAAGTTTQLTAKGQYTDNTNQKLTNATWSSSATSVATVATDGTVTGLAPGQATITASMDGVPVPGTATVTVTSATLRSLSITPLNATLASGISQQFVANGTFSDDSRQDMSASVAWSSSNPSVAAITSTGIVTAAAAGTTTITAVSPRDASITASTPLTVTTAVLQSIAIAPANPSASAGTTRQFVVTGLFSDGSNHVLSDSVAWTSSDSSVATIAPDGNATAVAPGTATISATYGDKSSSTAFTVTPADFSGTWVGTYTIYEDANNSVEVGKTYTMQWVLSQSGTSLSGVTTLRDGSPERSVGTLTGTVTGQTVRFNFKYYSPYYMTDEEDIGSGTVTGGTMTGTAIENHTNGWSLNYRFELTKQP from the coding sequence ATGAGGATCGCGTACCTGCTTGTGGTGGTCGCTTTAATGACGGCTTTCGGATGTAGCGGCGGCAGCTCCGGTACCGGTAAGACTGCCACCGAAAAAGCGCTGGTTTCAATCCAGATCCAGCCGACCAACAATCGTCTGGCCATCGGCACCAGCCTCCAGTTTTCCGCTGTCGGCACCTATGCCGACAACAGCACCCAGGATGTGACCGCCTCGGCCGTATGGAGCTCTTCCGATACCGCGGTGGCCACTATCGCCGCAAACGGAAAGGCCACTGCCGTTGCCGCAGGTACCACCACTATCACGGCAAAGGTCGCTTCGACCTCCGGCTCTACTGTTTTGACCGTGCCGGTCACAAAGCTCGATTCCATCAAAATCGAACCCGCTCAGGTGACAATAGCGGCCGGGACGACGACACAGCTTACCGCCAAAGGGCAATACACCGACAATACCAACCAAAAGCTGACCAATGCCACCTGGAGTTCCTCCGCAACGTCCGTTGCCACGGTAGCGACCGATGGAACCGTTACCGGCCTCGCCCCCGGCCAGGCCACCATCACTGCCAGCATGGACGGAGTGCCGGTTCCGGGAACGGCCACGGTAACCGTGACCTCCGCTACCCTGCGATCACTGAGCATAACGCCCCTCAATGCCACCCTTGCCTCCGGCATATCACAGCAGTTCGTAGCGAACGGGACCTTCTCGGACGACAGCCGGCAGGACATGAGTGCATCCGTGGCCTGGAGTTCCTCGAACCCGTCCGTTGCGGCAATTACATCGACCGGGATAGTCACCGCTGCCGCTGCCGGCACGACCACCATTACGGCAGTATCTCCTCGGGACGCTTCCATAACCGCCTCCACACCGCTGACTGTAACTACGGCGGTACTGCAGTCCATTGCCATCGCACCCGCCAACCCGAGCGCCTCTGCCGGGACGACCAGGCAATTCGTCGTCACCGGTCTGTTTTCCGACGGCAGCAACCATGTCCTGAGCGATTCGGTGGCATGGACCTCGTCCGACAGCTCGGTTGCGACCATCGCTCCGGATGGGAATGCCACCGCTGTTGCACCCGGCACGGCAACCATCAGTGCAACGTATGGCGACAAATCGTCTTCAACTGCTTTCACCGTGACCCCTGCGGATTTTTCAGGAACATGGGTCGGTACCTACACGATTTATGAGGATGCCAATAATTCGGTGGAAGTGGGCAAAACATACACCATGCAATGGGTCCTGAGTCAGAGTGGAACCTCCCTGTCCGGCGTCACCACCTTGCGCGACGGGTCACCCGAGCGGTCGGTCGGCACATTGACCGGCACCGTGACCGGGCAAACCGTGCGATTCAACTTCAAATATTATTCGCCTTATTACATGACCGATGAGGAGGACATCGGAAGTGGGACCGTCACGGGTGGCACCATGACCGGAACCGCCATCGAAAATCACACCAACGGCTGGAGTCTGAACTACCGGTTCGAGCTGACAAAGCAACCGTGA
- a CDS encoding mechanosensitive ion channel family protein — protein MLHLLIESLRGWEATLFSFGLLFIAFMAGLFLYGFIFHFLDRMANLGFIFSDPRMVQRWSWPARVILPLLLMAALSPFLRFHEDIRVTLQHVFAPCLIAAGTWLLINTILGLEDVVLSRYDVRVKDNLRARMVHTRINVLVKICLVVLLVIAFALVLMTFDRIRQVGVSILASAGIIGVIAGIAAQRSIANFFAGIQIALSQPIRIDDVVIVEGEWGVIEEITLTYVVVKIWDLRRLVVPIIYFLEKPFQNWTRITSPLIGSVMLHTDYTIPIHELREELRRILDKAPYWNQVAWALQVTDAREHSLELRALVSADSAPNLWELRCHVREKLIEFMQARYPQCLPRFRAEMVDSGDAGDGAPRGSAAGLPSGRQSDGPRPS, from the coding sequence ATGCTGCATCTCCTTATTGAGAGCCTCAGGGGGTGGGAAGCGACTCTGTTTTCGTTCGGGCTGCTGTTTATTGCCTTCATGGCAGGTTTGTTCCTGTATGGTTTCATCTTTCACTTTCTTGACCGCATGGCCAATCTGGGGTTCATATTCAGCGATCCCCGCATGGTGCAGCGCTGGTCATGGCCCGCCCGCGTGATACTGCCGCTTCTGCTGATGGCTGCTCTCTCCCCTTTTCTGCGGTTTCACGAAGATATCCGGGTAACGCTGCAGCATGTCTTTGCTCCCTGTCTCATCGCAGCGGGAACCTGGCTCCTGATCAATACGATTCTGGGGCTGGAGGACGTGGTTCTCAGCAGGTATGACGTGAGGGTCAAGGACAATCTCCGGGCCCGCATGGTGCATACCAGGATCAATGTCCTGGTCAAGATTTGCCTGGTGGTGCTCTTGGTGATCGCCTTTGCCCTGGTGCTCATGACTTTTGACCGCATCCGGCAGGTCGGTGTCAGTATCCTGGCCTCGGCCGGTATTATCGGCGTTATTGCCGGCATTGCCGCCCAGCGCTCCATCGCCAATTTTTTCGCTGGCATCCAGATTGCGCTGTCCCAACCGATTCGCATCGATGATGTGGTGATCGTCGAGGGGGAATGGGGGGTTATCGAAGAGATAACGCTGACGTATGTGGTGGTAAAGATCTGGGACCTGCGGCGCCTGGTCGTTCCCATCATCTATTTTCTTGAGAAACCGTTCCAAAACTGGACCCGCATTACCTCGCCCCTGATAGGATCGGTCATGCTGCACACCGACTACACCATCCCGATCCATGAGCTGCGCGAGGAGTTACGGCGGATACTGGACAAAGCCCCGTACTGGAACCAGGTGGCCTGGGCACTGCAGGTTACGGATGCCCGGGAGCATTCGCTGGAACTGAGAGCCCTGGTCAGCGCGGACAGCGCCCCGAACCTGTGGGAGCTCCGCTGCCACGTGCGCGAGAAGCTGATCGAGTTCATGCAGGCCCGCTATCCCCAGTGCCTGCCGCGCTTTCGGGCGGAGATGGTTGATTCGGGGGATGCGGGAGACGGCGCTCCCCGTGGGAGTGCCGCCGGGCTGCCGAGCGGCCGACAGTCCGACGGGCCCCGGCCATCCTGA
- a CDS encoding 4Fe-4S binding protein, producing MPHIVIDETRCKGCGLCTIACPKTLVRMSETPNSIGFTVAVFSGADKCTGCALCAEMCPDVAITVFK from the coding sequence ATGCCGCACATAGTCATCGACGAAACGCGTTGCAAGGGGTGCGGACTGTGCACCATCGCCTGCCCCAAAACCCTTGTCCGGATGAGCGAAACCCCCAACAGTATCGGATTTACCGTGGCCGTCTTCTCCGGGGCAGACAAATGCACCGGGTGCGCATTGTGCGCCGAGATGTGTCCCGACGTGGCTATTACAGTCTTTAAATGA